A single Kribbella aluminosa DNA region contains:
- a CDS encoding thiamine-binding protein — MIVAFSISPAAGDETGGVSEAVAEAIRVVRASGLPNETNAMFTNLEGEWDEVMAVVKQAVDAVAAVSPRVSLVLKADIRPGYTGQLTAKVERIEQALGD; from the coding sequence ATGATCGTTGCATTCAGTATCAGTCCGGCGGCAGGTGACGAGACCGGGGGCGTGAGCGAGGCGGTGGCCGAGGCCATCCGCGTGGTTCGCGCCTCCGGTCTTCCCAACGAGACCAACGCGATGTTCACGAACCTCGAGGGTGAGTGGGACGAGGTGATGGCGGTCGTGAAGCAGGCTGTGGACGCCGTCGCCGCCGTGTCACCCCGGGTGAGTTTGGTGCTGAAGGCGGACATCCGCCCCGGCTACACGGGGCAGTTGACGGCCAAGGTGGAGCGGATCGAGCAGGCGTTAGGCGACTGA
- a CDS encoding SDR family oxidoreductase: MKTTGNTIFLTGGTSGIGLELARRFRDLGNTVIISGRRRDLLDKIAAEDHIDGIELDVADPASIATAYETVTTKYPDLNVLITMAGIMQPENLNDHDLATAEETVTINLLGTIRTITAFTPHLLQRQDGVIMTVSSGLAFVPLVTTPTYSATKAAVHSYTQSLRHQLDLQVIELVPPAVQTTLLNQENDPHAMPLAEYADETIQLLHDNPDAEEILVTRVHFLRDAEKENRYEQVIGVLNSVA, encoded by the coding sequence ATGAAAACCACCGGCAACACGATCTTCCTCACCGGCGGTACGTCGGGTATCGGTCTCGAACTCGCCCGCCGTTTCCGCGACCTCGGCAACACCGTGATCATCAGCGGCCGCCGCCGGGACCTGCTCGACAAGATCGCCGCCGAGGACCACATCGACGGCATCGAACTCGACGTCGCCGACCCCGCTTCGATCGCCACGGCCTACGAGACCGTCACCACGAAGTACCCGGACCTCAACGTACTGATCACGATGGCCGGCATCATGCAGCCCGAGAACCTCAACGACCACGACCTGGCGACCGCCGAGGAGACCGTCACGATCAACCTGCTCGGCACGATCCGCACCATCACGGCCTTCACGCCGCACCTGCTTCAGCGGCAGGACGGCGTGATCATGACGGTCTCCTCAGGCCTGGCATTCGTCCCGCTGGTGACGACCCCGACGTACAGCGCCACCAAGGCGGCCGTCCACAGCTACACCCAGAGCCTCCGCCACCAGCTCGACCTCCAGGTGATCGAGCTCGTCCCGCCGGCGGTGCAGACCACGCTGCTCAACCAGGAGAACGACCCGCACGCCATGCCCCTGGCCGAGTACGCCGACGAAACCATCCAGCTCCTCCACGACAACCCCGACGCCGAGGAAATCCTCGTCACCCGGGTCCACTTCCTCCGCGACGCCGAGAAGGAGAACCGCTACGAGCAGGTCATCGGCGTGCTGAACTCAGTCGCCTAA
- a CDS encoding helix-turn-helix transcriptional regulator, protein MEYSDLSDFLRKRREALQPEDVGMPRGRRRRTPGLRREEVAALASMSADYYSRLEGGRGPQPSVEMLGAIARALRLTLEERDHLFLLAGHGTPPRTTRACHVDPGMLRILDRLHDTPAMLLNRCGEVVAQTPTHVAFAGELTNFQGMERSEAYRWFAHPETRSLYAEPELSTHSRLLVSMLRTVATVDGPKSYAASIVRALQKLSPEFMAIWDAHEVVVAHSRTKRFRHPSVGDLELYCELIDNRDQQQTLIVFTAEPGSESAERLRLLSVLGTQVMGNDRESV, encoded by the coding sequence ATGGAGTACTCCGACCTGTCCGACTTCCTCCGCAAGCGCCGCGAAGCCCTGCAGCCCGAGGACGTCGGCATGCCGCGCGGTCGCCGCCGCCGGACGCCGGGTCTGCGTCGTGAGGAGGTCGCCGCGCTGGCGTCGATGTCGGCCGACTACTACAGCCGGCTCGAGGGCGGCCGCGGCCCGCAGCCGTCGGTGGAGATGCTCGGCGCGATCGCGCGGGCGCTGCGCCTGACGCTCGAGGAGCGCGACCACCTGTTCCTGCTGGCCGGCCACGGTACGCCGCCGCGCACGACGCGGGCCTGCCACGTGGACCCCGGCATGTTGCGGATCCTGGACCGGCTGCACGACACACCCGCGATGCTGCTGAACCGGTGCGGCGAGGTGGTCGCGCAGACGCCGACGCATGTCGCGTTCGCGGGGGAGCTGACCAACTTCCAGGGCATGGAGCGCAGCGAGGCCTACCGCTGGTTCGCGCACCCGGAGACGCGGTCCCTGTACGCCGAACCCGAACTGTCCACGCACAGCCGCCTGCTCGTCTCGATGCTGCGGACGGTCGCGACCGTCGACGGGCCGAAGTCGTACGCGGCCTCGATCGTGCGAGCGCTGCAGAAGCTCAGCCCGGAGTTCATGGCGATCTGGGACGCGCACGAGGTGGTGGTCGCGCACAGCCGGACCAAGCGCTTCCGGCACCCGTCGGTCGGTGACCTGGAGCTGTACTGCGAGCTGATCGACAACCGCGACCAGCAGCAGACGCTGATCGTCTTCACCGCCGAACCGGGCAGCGAGAGCGCCGAGAGGCTGCGCTTGCTGAGCGTTCTGGGCACGCAGGTGATGGGCAACGACCGGGAGTCGGTCTAG
- a CDS encoding WD40/YVTN/BNR-like repeat-containing protein translates to MRILRVAALAAGGLLLMANVVPAQAHGGPSYRWELTPTGTTAQFRGLAAVSKDVAWVGGTAGTVLRTVDGGKHWQNVSPAGAETLQFRDVEAFDAQRAVALTIGEGEDSRVYRTADGGKTWSETFRNTDPKAFYDCIAFNDAKHGLAMSDPVDGKFRIAATSDGGKSWKVQPTDGMPAALPGEAGFAASGTCLVAGAGRTAWFATGGGDRPRVFRTVDGGRRWTVADSPMASGAAAGIFSLAFRNTLFGVAVGGDFTKPTEAVNAASVTYDGGRTWKLVPADRAPKGYRSGSHFVPWSPFTVIAVGPSGSDVSLDGGRSWKQFYDGSFDSVECAGHGINAGCWASGAKGAVGRLVY, encoded by the coding sequence ATGAGAATCCTGCGTGTGGCCGCTCTCGCGGCAGGAGGTCTGTTGTTGATGGCTAACGTCGTACCCGCTCAGGCGCACGGCGGACCGTCGTACCGGTGGGAGCTGACGCCGACCGGTACGACGGCGCAGTTCCGCGGGCTGGCGGCGGTCAGCAAGGACGTCGCCTGGGTCGGCGGTACGGCGGGGACCGTACTGCGGACGGTCGACGGCGGGAAGCACTGGCAGAACGTCAGCCCGGCCGGTGCCGAGACGCTGCAGTTCCGGGACGTCGAGGCGTTCGACGCGCAGCGCGCCGTGGCGCTGACCATCGGCGAGGGCGAGGACTCCCGGGTCTACCGCACCGCCGACGGCGGGAAGACGTGGTCGGAAACTTTCCGGAACACCGATCCGAAGGCGTTCTACGACTGCATCGCCTTCAATGACGCTAAGCATGGACTGGCGATGAGCGATCCGGTGGACGGGAAGTTCCGGATCGCGGCGACCTCGGACGGCGGGAAGTCGTGGAAGGTGCAGCCGACTGATGGGATGCCGGCCGCGTTGCCGGGTGAGGCCGGGTTCGCCGCGAGCGGGACCTGCCTGGTTGCCGGGGCTGGTCGGACGGCGTGGTTCGCGACCGGTGGTGGCGATCGGCCGCGGGTGTTCCGGACCGTCGACGGCGGGCGGCGGTGGACGGTGGCGGACTCGCCGATGGCGAGCGGGGCAGCGGCCGGAATCTTCAGTCTGGCGTTTCGGAACACGTTGTTCGGCGTTGCCGTCGGCGGTGACTTCACCAAGCCGACCGAGGCGGTGAACGCGGCGTCGGTGACGTACGACGGTGGCCGCACCTGGAAGCTGGTGCCGGCGGACCGTGCGCCGAAGGGCTACCGGAGCGGCTCGCACTTCGTGCCGTGGTCGCCGTTCACGGTGATCGCGGTCGGCCCGTCCGGGAGCGACGTGAGCCTGGACGGTGGGCGCAGTTGGAAGCAGTTCTACGACGGCAGCTTCGACAGCGTCGAATGCGCCGGCCACGGCATCAACGCCGGTTGCTGGGCCTCCGGCGCAAAGGGCGCCGTCGGCCGCCTGGTGTATTAG
- a CDS encoding endonuclease/exonuclease/phosphatase family protein: MRKLLTVLVGFLMVVPTVAAAQPDAGRPGRPLTVMTYNIHHGAGIDGVLDLERIAVLIEQSKADVIGLQEVDRHWDARSNRVDQPAWFARRLKMHYAYAANLDLPPASPGEPRRQYGTAILSRYPIQDFENTLLPLYPTGEQRGLAVADITVRGAKLRFANTHLTSNNNAERLEQAQKVVELLGGSTTPTLLVGDLNALPTAPEIKTLTAVYDDTWAEVGDGPGYTIEADKPTKRIDFQLHSPGLRPVRAAVPVTPASDHLPVLATFVLS; the protein is encoded by the coding sequence GTGCGCAAATTGCTGACCGTCCTCGTGGGGTTTCTGATGGTGGTACCTACTGTTGCCGCGGCCCAGCCCGACGCGGGCCGTCCGGGCCGGCCGTTGACCGTGATGACCTACAACATCCACCACGGCGCCGGGATCGACGGCGTCCTCGACCTGGAGCGGATCGCCGTACTGATCGAGCAGTCCAAGGCCGACGTGATCGGGCTGCAGGAGGTCGACCGGCACTGGGATGCCCGGAGCAACCGGGTCGACCAGCCGGCCTGGTTCGCGCGGCGGCTGAAGATGCACTACGCGTACGCCGCGAACCTCGACCTCCCGCCGGCGAGCCCGGGCGAGCCGCGTCGCCAGTACGGGACCGCGATCCTCTCGAGGTACCCGATCCAGGACTTCGAGAACACGCTGCTGCCGCTCTACCCGACCGGTGAACAGCGCGGACTCGCGGTGGCAGACATCACGGTGCGCGGCGCCAAACTGCGGTTCGCGAACACCCATCTGACCAGCAACAACAACGCCGAGCGGCTCGAACAGGCGCAGAAGGTGGTCGAACTGCTCGGCGGTTCGACGACCCCGACCCTGCTCGTCGGCGACCTGAACGCGCTCCCGACGGCCCCGGAGATCAAGACCCTGACCGCCGTGTACGACGACACCTGGGCGGAGGTCGGCGACGGCCCGGGCTACACGATCGAGGCGGACAAGCCGACCAAGCGCATCGACTTCCAGCTGCACAGCCCAGGCCTGCGCCCGGTGCGGGCCGCCGTGCCGGTGACGCCGGCGTCGGACCACCTTCCGGTGCTCGCCACGTTCGTTCTCAGCTGA